A segment of the Georgenia sp. M64 genome:
GCGCGCGTCCCTCGACATCCCCGGCGGGCGGCTCGACCCGGACGGTGCGCGGGCTCAGGACCGGCCCGGTCACGTCGCGAGCCAGGCGTCGACGTCGGCGAGCATGGCCGCCCGGGAGCGTTCGGTGGCGAGGGAGGCGCGGATGGATCCGCGCGCGAGGTCGGCGAGCGCGTCGTCGTCGAGCCCGTGCTCCTCCCGGGCGATCCGGTACTGGTCGACGAGCCGGGAGTGGAAGAGCAACGGGTCGTCCGCACCGAGCGCGACCTGCGCCCCGGCGTCGAGGAGCGCCCGCAGGGGAACGGCACCCGGCCCCGGGTAGACACCGAGGGAGACGTTGGAGGCCGGGCAGACCTCCAGGGCGATCCCCGCGTCGACGACCCGCGCGAGGAGGTCCGGGTCCTCCGCGCTGCGCACCCCGTGCCCGAGCCGGACGGGCTTGAGGTGGGCGACGACGTCACGCACGTGCTCGGGCCCGAGCAGCTCCCCGCCGTGGGGCAGACCGGCCAGGCCCGCACGGCGGGCGATGCGGAACGCCGCGGCCCAGTCGGCGGTGTCGCCGCGCCGCTCGTCGTTGCTCAGGCCGAAGCCGACCACGTCGCCCGGTCCGTCCCCGGCGAACCGGGCCGCGAGCCGGGCGAGGGTGCGCGCGTCGAGCGGGTGCCGGGTCCGGGACGCGGCGACGACGACGCCGACCTCCACCCCCGTCGCCGTGCTCGCCGCGCGGGCCTCGTCGACGACGATCTCCAGGGCCGGCGTCAGGCCACCGACCCAGGGGGCGTAGGAGGTGGGGTCGACCTGGATCTCGAGCCGGCGCGAGCCCTCGGCGGCGTCGTCCTCGACCGCCTCGCGAACGATCCGGCGCATGGCGTGCTCGGAGCGCACGACCGCGCGTGCGGAGTCGTAGGAGCGCTGGAAGCGGAACCAGCCGCGCTCGGATGCGGGGACGCGCAACGGGTCGGCGTCGAGGAGGTGATGGGGGAGCCGGACGTTCTGCTCGGCGGCGAGCTCGCGAAGGGTGGACACGCGCATGGACCCGGTGAAGTGGAGGTGGAGGTGGGCCTTGGGCAGCCGGGTCAGGTCACGCACCCGGCCGAGTCTGCCATCAGCGCCGCACGGCCGACGGCGCGGCGGGCCCGGGCACCCTCCCGACGACGGCGGCCGTGCCGGCGCCCCCGGCGTGCCGTGCCGACGCCCC
Coding sequences within it:
- a CDS encoding adenosine deaminase, with product MRDLTRLPKAHLHLHFTGSMRVSTLRELAAEQNVRLPHHLLDADPLRVPASERGWFRFQRSYDSARAVVRSEHAMRRIVREAVEDDAAEGSRRLEIQVDPTSYAPWVGGLTPALEIVVDEARAASTATGVEVGVVVAASRTRHPLDARTLARLAARFAGDGPGDVVGFGLSNDERRGDTADWAAAFRIARRAGLAGLPHGGELLGPEHVRDVVAHLKPVRLGHGVRSAEDPDLLARVVDAGIALEVCPASNVSLGVYPGPGAVPLRALLDAGAQVALGADDPLLFHSRLVDQYRIAREEHGLDDDALADLARGSIRASLATERSRAAMLADVDAWLAT